The genomic segment ATTCCCATTTTCTTGCTCATCAGCTAAGATCAAGGCAAAGCTGTGCCTCTGACACTGCTCTTAGTCATAATGGCTTCAGGATTCCCTTCAAGGCCTCCCAGGGCTCAGAAATCTTGAGTTGCTACTGCTAAATTTTAATTCATATAACTTATATACTGGTGGAAATGTTTCCATGAGGGATGTGCCAGAGGCAGCTTCTCTTTACCAGCaacttcagcagcagctgcctccctcATTTCTCTCTCACTACCAGAAGAcatgagagaaaattaattcacTACTTGTTGCTTATTTTGGTGACCTCCACGATCCCACTTGCTGCACTGACAGCCAAGCAGCTCTGTTTATTTTTTACACATCCCTAAAATATGCCAACAACTTCAAGAACGACAGAAAACAACATTCCAAATTGTATAATGCCTCGGATTACAACATTCTATGCTTATGTTTATTgactgtgtttatttttatttagaaaataatttacttgCTGTGCTTGACTGAGACAAATAAGCATTAATTTATCTTTTCTCAGTGTAGGAGCTGCTTTAATGGCATCTGGTCAAGTGCAGTGAGAAGGCTGCAGTGACTGCTGTTCTCATTGGAAGCAATTAATTtagtaaatatattaaattttcAATCCTAATAACTCTCCAGGCAACATTCTCTGTTTGTCCATTTTCCCTCAGATTCTGTGGGTAACTTTAACAAAAGGGGAATTCCCTAAACATATTTTGTTTGGCACTTTTTGCACGTAGAGATCCTGCaagcaaagagatttttcaagACACAGAACCATTTGCTTTTTGATGTGATCCATTTCCCCAATCTCCAGAAttatggaatcctggaatgattgggagtggaagggaccttaaatctcaCCCAGTttcatccctgccatggcagggacaccttcccctgtcccagggtgttccaagccccatccagcctggcctggaacatttccagggatccaggggcagccacagctgctctgggcactccGTGCCAAAACCAGTCTGGGACTCTTTAATTCTACTCTGCATGTGCTGAGACTAAAAAAGTAAGACTGAAGTGAGTTTTTTTACCCACAGGTCTGTCATCCTGTGTACAGGTACGTCCTGAAGAAAGACTCACTTCACTAGGATATTTTATGAATGTCTGGGAGTGGTAGAACAGAGGAATAGTCTATGGATGCTGAATAACACTGCATCATTTACTGGATTCCACCACAGCCAGGAATCCGGGAAAAAGACAGTAaaagaacttttaaaaaaaagtcctgctgaaaataaatgcttttgtGGTTAAAAACCAGCCAGTTGGAACTGAAACAATGTTTTCTTAGGGTGGCAGAACAGTTGGAAAAGTTGTTGGATTATTTTTGGCAGTGGCCAGCACATTATAGCTCTATCATTACTGGTACTCAACTCTCCAGAGTTCACTGAAAGGGTTATTACTTCACTTGTACATTCCTGCAAAAACACAGCACGCTCCATCTGTAGCATGAACCTCTGGATTCTGGAACTCTGTGTGACCTTTCTGACACACTGATAGGGGTggaagcagctcagctccaaacCCTGCAACACCAGGGGCAGCCTGAGCCACAGCCCCAAGCAAGGCAGGGTGCCCAAACCACCGTGCACGTACCAGGGTgactgctgtgccctgctctgatGGAAACAGCCTGGGAAGGTTTCAGCTGCAGGTTTAAACATCAAGGAACTTGTACCTGGCTGTTGTAAGAGCCAAACCCAGTGGCTGCCTTTGCTggcagccagtgctcccactgaCAGACTGTGCAGGTGGAAAGTGAGTCCAATTCATATTTTTGCATTAGCAGCTTGTTCTCCTTAGCAAATGCACTTCAGCCTGATGCAGCAGGATTTTTGCAGTGTAGGAGTGCCTTATCCAACCCCTATTTACCTTATACAACCCCTACTTCCCTTATGAAATGGAGCAGATAAGCTATTGAATAATAAGATTAATAAAATACTATTTCTATCCCTTTCAGTGGCATGAGTTTACAACCAGAAAACGTGTTTTGCTGAGAAGGTGTCAGTGTGCTGGATTTAATTGGTGAAGAAAATAATGGTTTTCCTTTAGCTGGGGTCTGTATGACCATTCCCAATGTAGTGATTAAGACTGGAGTCATTGCTGCCCTTACAGCAGCAACATAGCAAACACctaaatatttgcttttatgTGCTTGTGAGTTTTTTATCTTCAATTCTTCTCAAATATCAGCCACAATTAGATAATGGTCTGCCAATAAATGGCAATCTGTGATTCTCCTGAATTGAATTGTAACCAGATTTGCTTCCGAGAGTAGATGTTGGGGCTGTGAGCCCTGCTTggtgcctggctgctgtgcagtgccaCCAGATATTGCTGCCCCTGGAAGGTGTCTGAGAGGAGTGGGAAGCAGTGGATCAATAACCATAATCTCGTAAAGGTGCTGAGTAAAGGCAGCCCTGTCTCACAAATGTGCTGCTCTGCAAAGTCTGGAACTGCTTTGGACAAGTGGAACAAGTTTCCCTTGATGCTGTGacagggaaaaggcacagctcagAAAGCCAGGGGGCTTTGTCCTTGtgcccctgctgccatggggggATGGCACTGACAACTCTGATTTGTGGCTGATTACTGACACAAACCCTTCTGCCCTAGTGacccacagcacacacagctggcaggaacagcagggccccatggcaaggagcagcccagcccggcTCAGCTCTGGATGAAATAAGGACCTTGCTGGGGGAGCAGTTCTTCGTGCAGTGCACTCACAGGTAAGCCACACtcactgccccagcagcctggaGTCACCCATGGGCCAGGGGAACAGGCCCAGCCCAGAAATGAGGTCAGCACAGTGGTGTAATTTTGGCACCACAATGTCTGTGATAACCTTtgtgttgtcatcttattgcaaagctcccacaccttctcagtgatttctcatggacAGCTCCTcgcagcactgactccttcttcacagcacaaccCACAAAGTCCAACCTCAACCTCTCTCCTCAACCACCTAACCCACTTTTTTGTAGAACCCATCTTCTtactggacacagctgtggcttgttaagggcaggcctgttcctaatctttggtgattagtacagctgcagctcctcaggtgtgagattaccttctgcactatctttattttcttacattctatccctccacaccTTTGTGCCCAGGGTTGTTCCCATCTCACACCCATGGACCCCCAGCACTGGAACTGGCAGCTGCACATCCCCTGAAGGTTCAGGCGGCTGCACGAGGCATCCACTGGGAGCATCTCCAGAAAGCACCATCAGAGGCTCTAATAATTAATCATGGGACAAAGTTTGGCgagagaatcatagaatcccaaaatggtttgggttggaagggaccttaaagttcattctgttccaaccccctgccatgggcagggacaccccaaactcCCAAAAATAGCCTGTAAAACACCTCTGTGTGCCAGCAAAAGAGTTCACAACTCTCACAGCTCAAGGCACACCTATTCTTTAATGTTAACTTCTCTTGCCTGGGCTGTCATCAAGTAGAGTTCACTTTTTTAATGTGTCACTTTCTATTCTCCACTAACTCACTAATtgataaaaaaaattccattttgagTCCTCAGAAAAGTTACCATGTATCCCAAATATGTTCTGTCTGTGTTTGGGCCACACTCCACAGAATGATTTAGCACAAGGAGAGGAAATACAAggcaattaaagaaaaaaggcagGCAAGGTCCTTCTGCTTTTGTGCTAATGGCCTTAAGTCAAAAATTTCAGCACAGGCAACACAAAAACCCAGGGAAGGGAGGTAAATGTAGCTGCATTTTAAAGCAGCAAATCTTGCATAGCACAAAACCAGAACCAGCTCTTTGCTGACATTGCAGCATCTCTTTTCCTATagaaggaaataataaaaaagggcTCTATGCATAAACACAATACACTGAGGCTGCTATTGGCATGGCTAAATTGTGCCTGGATTTTATTCTGCAAACCATTTCCATTAACATTTCTGTCGGGAAAGCTGACTCTTGAGAGATGTAATGAACCATCTGACTTCAGTTTGGTTGTGGAACAAGGGGTTACTCTCTGGAGGGTGCACAGCCAAGCTCTGAGCTACACCCAGCTCTGTTTCCTTATACAGAGGATGACGAGTGCTCCAGCACGAGCAGCACGTGGGAAAGCAGCAACCCTCAGCCTTGCTTTAAACAAATTAAAGTGCCTTTGGAACAGTGAGGATTTGCTCTGTGACAAACATTTGACTCTCCTCGTCATCATTTTGTCCCCAAtgcctccagcccagcagttGCACAGACAAGTGCTCACACAAACACTTTTGGcctttctcttccttcctcccctccagGGCTCAGCTTCTCCTCCCTCCTCAGTCACAGCCTCACTTGGTGTCTCCTGCTGGTCCCCTGAATGTTTGCTCAGCCCGGCACAAACCTTGCTGTTTATGTCATTTCAGCTCCTGTCTGAGATAAGACACACCAGATCCTGTGGGACATCTTAGGGTTGTTCTGCATTTTCCACAGGATTATGCTCTGGCAGAGCACCCTGCTCGAGTCCTTTAGTGCTGCTTGGGATTCTAATCTGACAAAGCTCCACAGAGGGGGGGAACTGCAACCATAATTGACCCACACCCAgcaaaaacacagagaaattcTGGGAAATCACAGTGGAACTGCAGAGCCTGATTCCTCTGGTACAAAACCCTGTTTGTCCAGTGGCTTTGgggctccctgcctgctggcCAGCCACGGCAGAGCTCGGGGCCAGCTGAGACATGtcaggaaaacaaggcaaagagacgGGGAGGAGCCTCACTTGGGCTTTTCTGTTTATACCCTGTCTCTGCTTATTAAGTCTTTACAGAGGAAATACAATGTCTGCCCTTCACTGCAATTCCAGAGCATTTCTGAATGTCTCTCATTCCCAACATGTGGCTGAATTAGTCAGCACATGGTAGTTGCCCAACGAGgtattgctgctgctgctcttcctgcatGAAATGGGTCTTAGCAAAGCTTTAGACATTTGGCTTGCATTTTTCCACACCCAAACAGATGTGCCTGTCCTCTGGATGGAAGGAGGACCAGCACTGGCACTGTATCTGTATCTGCAGGGACTTTTGGGGAGTTCTTGCTCATGGCATTCTGAAAATAAACAGGTGTTTCCCTGTCCAGAATTTCCAGTACTTTGGCCACAATGGCTGTAGCTGTGCTGTCTCTAAGCAGATGTAGTTTGGTGTCCACAGTGCTCCCATATTTGCCCTTGAATATGTAAAAATCCCATCTGCCTTTGCGACAGAGATACCTGAGCTCTTCaaggaaggagcctgggctttATCTGCCCTAACTCAGTGATGTGGTGTGTCCTGAAAGGGCAGCtggagagctggcagctgctggaggctgctgagccagcctgcagcagggcctggcCACATGGCAGGTGAGTGTGGCTGCTGAGGTGTGATAATGGCACGAGGTACGGGCTTGGTGGCCCCCACCATAGCCCCAAGGACACCTCTGCAGACAAATTTAGGGAATGGACAGCTGTTCTAGCCAAGGGACTGCTTCTGCTTTCACTCCTGTGCAGCCAAGAGACCAGCCCTGGCCAAAAAGGTTGCTGCAAAACTCACTAGAGATCTGACTCCTGGGAACATGCTGTCACCATATGGTCTCCACATTAATAACACCAAACAAGTGCTTCATAAACAGTGCTCTAACGACAAATACCAGAGGAATTAATAATAATCTAGCTATTATTTTCTAATGTTCTCGCTTTATTAAGAACACTGATGCTGTCTGAATGAGCTCTTCCGGAAGAACAACATCTGGCACTCACATGAATACCTGATGAAATCCGTATGATCCCGGGTATCTGATAAATTTATGGccagaacagcagcagtttGTGCCCTCCTGCCTCTCAGTAACAGTGCCCTTCTGTCTCATTCTAGGTCAGAATGTAATGTTCATGCTGTTTGACACTCTGACTGCAGTAATAGTGTCTTTCTGTGTCATTCTAGGTTAGAATGTAATGCTCATGCTGTTGTAGACTCTGCAGTAACAGTGCCCTTCTCTCTTGTTCTAGGTCAGAATGTAACACTCATTATGTTCTACACTCTGCAGTAACAGTGCCTTTATCTCTCGTTCTAGGTCATAATATAATGCCCATGCTGTTCTACACCCTGCAGTAACAGTGCCCTTCTCTCCTGGTCTAGGTTAGAATGCAACACCCACGATGTTCTACACTCTGACTGCAGTAATAGTGTCTTTCTGTGTCATTCTAGGTTAGAATGTGATGCTTATGCTGTTGTAGACTCTGCAGTAACAGTGCCCTTCTCTCTTGTTCTAGGTTATAATATAATGCCCATGCTGTTCTATGCTCTGACTGCAGTAACAGTGCCTTTATCTCTCGTTCTAGGTGATAATATAATGCCTGTGCTGTTCTAGACTCTGAGTGCAATAACAGTGCCCTTCTCTCTTGTTCTAGATTAGATTGTAACGCCCATGCTGTTCTAGACTCTGCAGTAACAGTGCCCTTCTCTTTTGTTCTAGGTTAGAATGTAACACCCATGCTCTTCTGACTGCAGTAACAGTGCCTTTCTGTCTCGTTCTAGGTCAGAACGTAATGCCCATGCTGTTCTACACTCTGACTGTAGCTTTTTTGATCGGCACACAGGCAGCTCCCAAGTCAGAGGACAATGCCCCACTGGAGTTTCCTGCAGAACATTCCCTGCTCAGCACCCGGAGCGACCGACACCGCATTGCCCAGGAGGCTCCGCAGACGTCCCACGGCCACACCGCGTGGAGCCTCGGCAGCAGAGAAGCCCTAAACATCACCGTGGACCCCAAAATCTTTCGGAAGCGGCGTTTCCGCTCTCCCCGGGTGCTGTTCAGCACGGAGCCCCCGCCgctggccgggcagggccggaatttgggatttctcaGCGGCGCGGGGGCTCTCAACAGgactgccaggagcaggaggagcacgcACCCCGTGCTGCACCGCGGGGAGTTCTCGGTGTGCGACAGCGTCAGCATGTGGGTCGGGGACAAAACCACGGCCACCGACATCAAGGGCAAGGAGGTGACGGTGCTGGGCGAGGTCAACATCAACAACAACGTCTTTAAGCAGTATTTTTTCGAGACCAAGTGCAGGGACCCCAAGCCGGTGTCGGGCGGGTGCCGCGGCATCGACGCCAAGCACTGGAACTCGTACTGCACCACCACCCACACCTTCGTCAAGGCCCTGACCATGGAGGGCAAGCAGGCGGCCTGGAGGTTCATCCGCATCGACACCGCCTGCGTCTGCGTGCTCAGCAGGAAGGCGGCCAGGCCCTGAGCCCGCGCCCTCCGACCCCCCTACCTCAGCctgtaaattattttaagttATAAAGGACTGCATGgtatatttatagtttatacAGTACAGAAAGAACCTCATTATTTATTAAACTCTTTTGGAAACCTTTGGTGTTTTGTAAGTTATTTACTGGCAGAGCTCTTTAAAATGAGTGTTTGTTTTAGTGTCATTCACCTCTACAGCTCTGGGGTGTTGAACTAGCtttcagcaaaaagaaaacattttccacACGGTTTTCACACGTATTGCTCTCTTCTACATGAAAATTTCCCTGCCAGTTTATTGTAGGTTTATTTTCAATTGAAAATTTTTTGTCCAAATACCAAGAGACCGAAACAGAACtttcaaaacttgcttccagtATTATTAATTATCCATAAAGGTATTAATCATATATAATTAATCATCTTAGTGAAGTCCTGGTAGAAAAACTAATTCTTCCTTGTTGCCAGATCAATTTGTAAGTAAGAATTTATAAATTCTTTATAAGTAAGAATATTAGtgcatatttttaaattgcCCACTGTTACTTTCATTGAAAACATAATCCATTCTGAATTACTTTGGAATATTTGTTTACACAAGAATAGAATCTCAAAGTATGTGCTTTTGTGTTAAAATGGTATTTTACAGCTCATTACTTCAGAACTATATCGGAATATGAGATTTCAAATGTCAATATActtatataaatttaaaaagttcAAGTGCCTTATAATCCAAATTTGATAATTTTCTCAAGCCAGCGTTCCGGTAATGGGACCTGCCATAAGAGCAAATCTTTTCATGCATGACAGACTAAAatccaaaaataaataataaaaaaatcactgagGCTGTGTTTTAGCAAGGACCCAAAATAACCCTGTGCTCAAGATTTCTGCATGGCGGGGACATCGACCTCCAGAAATACCCGGCAGAGCCCCAGGCCTGCGCTGGGCGTTTCACTGCACTCTCCAAAACCTGCAGATCCTTTCCTTGTTTCCCTTGGAAGAGCAGCTGTTCTCCATTGCAGAAACTGTTTCAAAACAAATACCATCAAGGTTTTTCAGCGTGGTCCCTTCCAAATCCTAGAGGGCACAGCCACCCTCAGCTCCCCTCCTGCACGGTTCTTGCTTTAATGCAAAAAGCAGAGCTGACCTTTACTTCCTCCACGTAAGCAGCGCAGCAGGGCAGCAAAACCTCCAGAGAAAACGTGCTGGGGTAAAACAGTGCCAGTGGAATTAACCCAGGCCAGGCAAGAGGTGCTTCCTGGTGGGACAGTGCCAGTCTGTGTGACGTGGAGGGCACAGCCACCACCCCTGACCATCTCTGCTCTGCCAGTTTTCACTCCCCTCCAATAAGGTTTTATGGTGTGGGGCAGCTATGTCCCACTGAGAAAGTATGGCTCTCTCTAGAGCAAcatttttgcaatatttttgcGAATAATCACTTATCTGAAAGGCTGAGGAGGAGGCAGGCTGTCCTGATCCTCCAAATAACAACTTGTTCTGGAGCAGGGGGAGGCAAGGAAATCACAGAGGTCTCAGGTGCCCTGacccagcagcagaaccctgTCACCACCACAGGAGGATGGAGGGACATCAGTGACACACAATGTTCTGAGGCAGAGGAAAGCAGGGAATTGAGCAGGCTGTGCTCCTCAGTGCCCTTAAAGCCAAGGTGACAAATTGCTGTAGAACTGTTTTCTAAACCTGACACAATGGGACTAAAgaatggagctgctgctcattCAGAACTCCTAGGTTTATGGAGGCTGAGATTATTTTACCACTGACATAAGAGAACTGCAATTGAAAGTGTCTTCTGAATGCCTTTGGTAATTCCAAACATGTGTAAGACCTGGCATTTCTTCAAAAGCCCTGAAAGTGATGCCTTTCTTCCTCAGGACAGCTGGAAAGGGACTTCTGACAAGGACACTTGGTGATAGTGGGGGgtggctttaaactgaaggaGGGCAGATTTAGATGGGATATGGGGGAGaatttcctccctgtgagggtgctgaggtcctggcacagagcagctgtggctgcccctggatccctggaagtgtccaaggccaggctggatgtggcTTAGTGCAacctgggagaggtgaaggagtccctgcccatggcaggggttggaagGAAATGATCCTAAAGATTCTTTTCagtccaaaccattctgggattccatgataATTAAAGCAATATTGGGAGCTGCCATCCCTAATTAGCCTAAGAGGCTACACAGCAGAGCAAAGGGGGAAATCTGTTTGTTAATGTCACTTATTagggagagaagaaaacaatttcAGGATTTAACTGCTCAGCAAGAATTTGCTGTGTTCTGAGTGAGATCTCAGGTGATCAAACCTAACCCACAACTGCAGGAGAAAGAGTGAGAGACAGAAGGGCCAGGTGACACCACAGCTCAACTCCCACTGCTGAAACAAAAGCTGCCAAAGCACCCAAATCAGCCTCATCTGCTTTGTTTCTGCTGTATCCAAGGGCTGACAGGACCATCCATACTCAGATAATTTACTTTCACTTGTAAAAGCTGCATTAAAATCTGTATGGTGAGTCAAGACTACAGCTCAGCATGGAGAATGGAGCTGATGCCCTGCTCAGTTTTTTGTGTAAGGTGACAATAACTGAAAAACATGTGAGGAAGGATCTCTACAGACCCATTTTGTTCAGCACTAACTGCTCACTCACAGCTCTGTGCATTTCCCAGCAGTTCCTCTGGTGCCCTCAGATTTTGGAATAAGTGCTACTCACTGAGTGCTGAATTCTCTTCCCACTGTTTAAGAAAAGAAGTCTACCAgttttaattatatatatatatatatatatatatataagtatgATAACCAACTGCTTCCCTAAAGATGGAGCATCTTCATTTCTTCTTAAAGCCCTACTTCTAAATATAAGGACTGAAAACATTTATggctaagaaaaaaataaagctacTTCATCTAAAAGGAGATCAACTAGAGGGACTGCTATGAAGCAGTTTGATTGGGAGAATTACATCATTGCTAATTCAAGAATCTGAAATTCACTTTAGAATCTGAGGACAGAAAAGCGAGATCTTTACATTTGAAAAGCAAATCAGATCAATCTGGTTTCACCTTTAGCCAAATGCCACATGGCTGACACCCACAATTTCAGTCCTGCTCAGTGGGTCTGACTAAGGAGTGAAGGTTGAATTTTGCCTGGAGGAAAACGGATCAATCTCTAGAGAGATGGATCATAATCAGTTTCCATCAGCCAGCGTGGGACTCATCCTCTAATCACTGCTGTAATTAGTTTGGTGGGGCTTTTTCTGAGGGGAGTGTGGGAGGTGGTAACAACCCATCTGAAACCCCACAGGTTACTCAGTCACCCCTGCTGCTGAGGGGGTGCCAAGAAATACCAGAAAGCCAAAAAGTCCATTCCAACTCCTACACCTGCAACCAGGCTGCACTTCATGGGGCCTGGGTGATTATTTTCACTTCGGTGCAATACAGACAGGAAATGTTGACACTGAAAGAGAAGAGTGGTTTACATAACAGTCCTGCTTTCTCCCGGTTTCCTTTCACCCCTTACATGACACTGCTGCTCCACTCTCTAATCCCTTGTTCAAACATGTAATTAAGCACCAGCCACACCCTTGCCAGCTCTTAGCAAGCTACACCTCAGGAGAGCAATTACAACCACTGGGGAATTTACTTGCAGGGTTTGGAATCAGTGTGTGTatgttttcacttttctcagTCAGTTTTCCTGAGGGATTCTGTGCCCTGGAGAAGTCAGTGTCTCTGTGCCCTACAAATGTTCTGCTGTGGCATCTCCAGCCTGATGTAAATCATCGGGCCTGACATTCAATCCTGAATCCCTTGGTCACTAAAACCATCAAGGATTGTACATTGACACTTCAATATCACCCTGCTTTGGGAAGTGAAAAGGAATCAGCAAAACCTAAGGAACACTGAATGTAGCCCAAGGCAGAACAAAATATGGAATTACCACTGAGCAGCAGTTTAATACAGAGAGAAAACACTCCAGCAGAATGCCTGGCATGGGGCTAAAACtaagaaaatacagaattatCCAGTTTCTAATCTGGCCAGGAGACATCATCCATTGGTTTTAGACAGCAGAAGGGAATC from the Zonotrichia albicollis isolate bZonAlb1 chromosome 28, bZonAlb1.hap1, whole genome shotgun sequence genome contains:
- the NGF gene encoding beta-nerve growth factor — translated: MPMLFYTLTVAFLIGTQAAPKSEDNAPLEFPAEHSLLSTRSDRHRIAQEAPQTSHGHTAWSLGSREALNITVDPKIFRKRRFRSPRVLFSTEPPPLAGQGRNLGFLSGAGALNRTARSRRSTHPVLHRGEFSVCDSVSMWVGDKTTATDIKGKEVTVLGEVNINNNVFKQYFFETKCRDPKPVSGGCRGIDAKHWNSYCTTTHTFVKALTMEGKQAAWRFIRIDTACVCVLSRKAARP